Part of the Bacillota bacterium genome, TGGATAATACCAATGAAAAGCAAGAATTTAAAGTAAGAGACATTAACCTTATAAAGAATGCCTTTTATTAAAATAAACCTATTGAGCGAGGATTGAGTTATGGTAATTGTTGATGCCCATTGTGACACTCTTGTTAAAATTATGGAAACAGGCGAAAACCTTTATTCCAATTCATTGAACTTAGATATTGAACGAATGAAAAAAAGAGGTGAATATGTACAGTTTTTTGCTTCTTTTATTTCTCAGGAGTACTGTGGCGCGTATGCAATGAAGAGGGCAATAGAGCTTATAGATAAGTTATATGAACAATGCAGTTTATATAAGGATGACATTATGTTATGTTGTAATTACAATGATATTACAAACGCTTTAAAATTCAATAAGGTGGCCGCTATTCTTTCGATAGAGGGTGGAGAAGCTTTACAAGGTAGTCTTGCAGCATTAAGAATGTTCTACAAGCTAGGGGTTAGAAGCATATGCCTTACATGGAATCATAGGAATGAGATAGCTGATGGTGTAGCTGAATGTATTACCGGAGGCGGATTAACAAACTTCGGTAGGGAAGTAGTAAAAGAAATGAATAAGATCGGTATGCTTATAGATATTTCACATATTTCGGAAAAAGGTTTCTGGGATGTAATTACATTAACACAACAGCCTGTTATATTATCTCATTCAAATGCGAAAACAATACTAAATCACAGAAGAAATCTTACGGATGAACAGATACTTGCCGTGAAAAAGAACGGGGGAGTTATTGGTATTAACCTGTATCCATATTTTTTAAATGAATCCGGAACTTTATCTATTGGTGATGTAATACGACATATTGAGCATATATTAAGCCTGACGGGAGATAACCATATAGGTATGGGAGCCGATTTTGACCAAATGGAATCGGTATTTGATGGAATTGATGGAGTTGAATATATAGAGGGAATTATTGAAGAGTTATTTAAATTGAATTATCCTGTAGATACCGTAGAGAAAATTGCCGGAGCTAATTTTTTACGTGTTATAAAAGAAGTGATGCTAAATTGATTAGTGTGTTTAAGGCACATTTATTTATTTATTTTTTATTGATAGTACAGTATTCTTGTTATATACTTGTTATATAGTTATATAATTGTTGTGTTATTTGTTGATGTTAAAGCATTATTTGGAGGTAGTTTATGAGCAGGAACACATAT contains:
- a CDS encoding dipeptidase, encoding MVIVDAHCDTLVKIMETGENLYSNSLNLDIERMKKRGEYVQFFASFISQEYCGAYAMKRAIELIDKLYEQCSLYKDDIMLCCNYNDITNALKFNKVAAILSIEGGEALQGSLAALRMFYKLGVRSICLTWNHRNEIADGVAECITGGGLTNFGREVVKEMNKIGMLIDISHISEKGFWDVITLTQQPVILSHSNAKTILNHRRNLTDEQILAVKKNGGVIGINLYPYFLNESGTLSIGDVIRHIEHILSLTGDNHIGMGADFDQMESVFDGIDGVEYIEGIIEELFKLNYPVDTVEKIAGANFLRVIKEVMLN